The Flavobacterium sp. N2270 genome contains the following window.
AAAATTTAATCTTATTCTTTTTTGATGTTGGTAAGTTTGTTTCTATACTTAAAACTGTTTTGTAATAGATAAGCTTGGATATAAATATAGGTTTCAAATCTTTAAAAAAATATATTTCTTCTTCTGGAGAACTAAATTTATGTTTTTTTAGCCATTTGAATAGTTCCTTACTTCTCCTTTCGATTAATTCAGTGACTTTATGTGCAATGACAATACTGTCTGAATTTGTAGTTTTAATGTTTTGATACTCCTTTTCAAATTCACTAAAAAAATTCAGACAATACTCATTCATTTTAATACAATATGGGTTAGTTTGTATAAAACTTCATTGTGTTAAAAATATTGTTAAAGATGGTTGTTTTTTTAGTTATTTATATAGATAACATGTGCTTTTAAATTTTCATAGTTCTTAATCGTAATGCATTAGCAATTACTGATACAGAGCTAAAACTCATAGCTAAAGCTGCAATCATTGGAGAAAGTAATATCCCAAAAACAGGAAATAAAACACCTGCTGCTATTGGAACTCCTAAAACATTATAGATAAAAGCAAAAAACAGATTTTGCTTGATGTTTTTCATTACTGCGTGACTTAAATTTTTAGCTTTCACTATTCCTTTTAAATCCCCTTTTACTAAAGTAATTTTAGCACTTTCAATGGCCACATCTGTTCCTGTTCCCATTGCTATTCCAATGTCGGATTGTGCTAATGCTGGTGCATCGTTTATACCATCACCTGCCATTGCTACTATTTTACCTTTGGCTTGTAGCTCTTTGATGTATTCTAATTTATCTTGTGGCAAACAGCTTGCTTTAAAATCGGTTAAGTTTAGTTCAGAAGCTACTGCTTTTGCCGTATTTTCATTATCTCCTGTTAACATTATGACTTGAATTCCCTGACGCTTTAGTTCGTTAATAGCCTCTAAACTCGATTTTTTAATTGCATCGGTAATTGTGATATAACCTACTACTTTTTTATCAATAGCAATATAAGAAACTGTTTTTCCTAACTTTTGTTCTGTAATAACTTCTTGTTCAATATTTGAAAAATCTTTAATTCCTTCTAGCTCTATTAGTTTTTTATTCCCTAAGCTGACTTTTATATTGTCAATAAACCCAACAACTCCTTTACCTGTTACAGCATCAAAGTTTTCTACTTTAAAAAACTGAGTGTTTTTAGCTCTAGCAAAATTTACAACTGCTGTTGCTAATGGATGTTCACTATTTTGATTTAGTGATGCAATTTTTCCTAAAACTATGTTTTCATCTACATCTTTTACTACGATTTTTTCAACAGACGGTTTTCCTTCGGTTAAAGTTCCTGTTTTATCTGTGATTAAAACATCAATTTTATCCATTTTCTCAATGGCTTCAGCATTTTTAATTAATACTCCTGATTTAGCACCTTTACCAACACCAACCATTACTGACATTGGTGTTGCTAAACCTAAAGCACATGGACATGCAATTATTAATACTGCAATAGCATTTATAAAACCATACACTAACTTGGGTTCTGGACCGATAATCCACCAAACAAAAAATGTAATAACAGCTATGAGTACCACAATTGGTACAAAATATTTTGAAATTTTATCTACTAAATTTTGAATTGGAGCTCTCGAACGACTTGCATCTGAAACCATTTGCACAATTTGAGATAATAAAGTTTCTGAACCTACTTTTTCGGCAATCATCAAAAATGATTTTGTACCGTTGATTGTTCCAGAACTTACTTTATCCTCAATTTTTTTATCAACGGGTATAGGTTCTCCCGTAATCATTGATTCATCAATGGTACTATTTCCTTCAGTAATGATTCCATCAACTGGAATTTTTTCACCTGGTTTTACTCTAAGTATATCTCCTTTTTTAATGTCGTGAATTGAAATTACTTTTTCTTCGCCATCCAGGACTAAAGTAGCTTCTGTTGGTGCTAATTTTAGTAGTTCTTTAATAGCTCCACTAGTTCTACTGTGCGCTTTAGCCTCTAAAAGTTGACCTAATAAAACTAAGGTTAAAACTACTGCAGTAGCTTCAAAATACAAATGAACGGTGCCTTCGGAAGTTTTGAATTGGTCTGGAAAAATAGCTGGAAATAATAATCCAATACTACTGAAAACAAAAGCAACTCCTGTTCCAATACCTATTAAAGTGAACATGTTTAAATTCCAATTTACAATTGATTTCCACGCTCTTTCAAAAAACATCCAACAAGCATAAAAAACGACAGGAATTGTAAATACCAATTGAATCCAATTCCAATATTGTAAATCCATTAGTTGGTACAATGGGTTGTTAGGAATCATATCAGACATGGTAATGATAAAAATAGGCAAGGTAAAGATTGTTGCAATTTTCATTTTGTACCATAACTTTTGATAGGTTTTATCTTCTTCCGATTCGGTTGGTTCCATTGGTACTAAATCCATTCCACAAATAGGACAACTACCTAGCTTATCTTGAATGATTTCAGGATGCATGGGACAAGTATATTTTGTGCTTTGAATAACCTCTGGCTCTTTTACTAAATCCATTCCACAAACAGGGCAATCACCAGCTTTATCATACACTTTATCACCCTCACAATGCATAGGACAATAATATTTACCAGCTTGATGGGTGTGTTTTATTTCATGATGTTTATGTTCTTTTTCTCCAGTAGAACAACAACTTTCTTGAACAACTTCTTTAGAATTATTAATAGGTAAAGAAATTTGATATTTACTCTCTTTTCCTCCTAAAGCATTTTGTAAAACTTCTATTTCAACATGTTTTGACATGATGATTGATGCTTTTTTATCTTCTTTAAAAACTTCTACTTCAGTAACATTTTCAACATTAGATAAATCTTTTTTAACTTTGGCTTCACAACCAGAGCAGGTCATTCCTTCAATGTGGTATGTATGTTTCATATGTTTGATTTTTATTTTATACCGGTAACCTAAGGAATCGCTTTTTAGATTAATGGTATTTGCTTACACAAACTACTTGTTTCAAGCAATTTCATAATTTTGTTATTTTAATAGTACAAATTTCGAAAACTCAAGCCACTTAAGTTTGTATAATTATGGATATGATTTGTACAATTTTATAATAGATCTATTTCTTTACGTTTATTTTCTTTTAATTTATTGAAATAGGTGGGACTAAAACCTGTAACTTTTTTAAATTGATGACTTAAGTGCGAAACACTACTGTAATTTAATGAATAGGCTATTTCAGATAATGATAATTCATCATAAAATAGTAATTCTTTTACTTTTTCGATTTTTAAATTGATAAAATATTTTTCAATACTAATTCCTTCAATTTGAGAAAATAAGTTGCTTAACTTACTGTAATCTTGATGTAGTTTTTCTTTCAGATAGTTGGAAAGATTATCCTTTGTGTTGTTGTTTTTATTTTGAATTAAATCAATGAGACTACTTTTAATTTTTTCTATTATTTTGCTATTTGTATCGTTCAAAATTTCGAACCCAAGTGCTTCAAGATGTTTAGATATACCTATTTTATCATTTTGAGATATTTCGTTTTGAAAGGTTACTTCACCTAACTCAACGGATAGATAGTTAAGCCCAAGTTTTTCTAACTCAGACTTAACTACTAAAATACATCGCTTACATACCATATTTTTGATGTGTAACTTGATCATAGACTTATTCTTTCTCTACAACCACTAAATCCATTCCACATTTTGGACATTCTCCCGCTTTGTCATAGGTTTTATCACCCTCACATTTCATAGGGCAATAATACATTGCAGCTGTTTCTTCCATTTTAGAATGGTCGTGGCCTTCATGTGAATCCATTTGCATTTCTTCGTTATGCATAGTATCATCATGGTGTTCATGTTCTTTTTTCTCTTTACAAGAAACTGTTACGCTTAATAAAGCTATTGCTAAAATTCCAATTACTTTTTTCATGATTTTAAAATTTATTTGTTATTAATTGTTTCTTTTACTTCTCCACATTTTAACATGGAAGCTCCAAAATATGGGTTAACTACTTTATTCTCTTTACTTAACCAATTTGAACCTTTGTCACTATTAGCCATAGGACAA
Protein-coding sequences here:
- a CDS encoding helix-turn-helix domain-containing protein codes for the protein MIKLHIKNMVCKRCILVVKSELEKLGLNYLSVELGEVTFQNEISQNDKIGISKHLEALGFEILNDTNSKIIEKIKSSLIDLIQNKNNNTKDNLSNYLKEKLHQDYSKLSNLFSQIEGISIEKYFINLKIEKVKELLFYDELSLSEIAYSLNYSSVSHLSHQFKKVTGFSPTYFNKLKENKRKEIDLL
- a CDS encoding heavy metal translocating P-type ATPase, giving the protein MKHTYHIEGMTCSGCEAKVKKDLSNVENVTEVEVFKEDKKASIIMSKHVEIEVLQNALGGKESKYQISLPINNSKEVVQESCCSTGEKEHKHHEIKHTHQAGKYYCPMHCEGDKVYDKAGDCPVCGMDLVKEPEVIQSTKYTCPMHPEIIQDKLGSCPICGMDLVPMEPTESEEDKTYQKLWYKMKIATIFTLPIFIITMSDMIPNNPLYQLMDLQYWNWIQLVFTIPVVFYACWMFFERAWKSIVNWNLNMFTLIGIGTGVAFVFSSIGLLFPAIFPDQFKTSEGTVHLYFEATAVVLTLVLLGQLLEAKAHSRTSGAIKELLKLAPTEATLVLDGEEKVISIHDIKKGDILRVKPGEKIPVDGIITEGNSTIDESMITGEPIPVDKKIEDKVSSGTINGTKSFLMIAEKVGSETLLSQIVQMVSDASRSRAPIQNLVDKISKYFVPIVVLIAVITFFVWWIIGPEPKLVYGFINAIAVLIIACPCALGLATPMSVMVGVGKGAKSGVLIKNAEAIEKMDKIDVLITDKTGTLTEGKPSVEKIVVKDVDENIVLGKIASLNQNSEHPLATAVVNFARAKNTQFFKVENFDAVTGKGVVGFIDNIKVSLGNKKLIELEGIKDFSNIEQEVITEQKLGKTVSYIAIDKKVVGYITITDAIKKSSLEAINELKRQGIQVIMLTGDNENTAKAVASELNLTDFKASCLPQDKLEYIKELQAKGKIVAMAGDGINDAPALAQSDIGIAMGTGTDVAIESAKITLVKGDLKGIVKAKNLSHAVMKNIKQNLFFAFIYNVLGVPIAAGVLFPVFGILLSPMIAALAMSFSSVSVIANALRLRTMKI